A genome region from Eurosta solidaginis isolate ZX-2024a chromosome 2, ASM4086904v1, whole genome shotgun sequence includes the following:
- the slmo gene encoding protein slowmo, protein MKIWTSEHTFNHPWEMVTQAAWRKYPNPMTPSIIGTDVVERKVVDGVLHTHRLVQSKWYFPKWTHSLIGTAKTCFASERSTVDPQRKRMMLKTINLTFCRHISVDEVLYYEPDPTDASKTLLKQEASVSVRGIPLCHYMEDMLTSTISMNAGKGRQGLEWVIGRLNAEVKGIAESADDFLMKTRHSLDDMTESARKSMDEISAHAAKAAKHIHI, encoded by the coding sequence ATGAAGATCTGGACATCAGAGCACACTTTCAATCACCCTTGGGAGATGGTTACACAGGCTGCATGGCGAAAGTATCCAAACCCAATGACTCCTTCCATAATTGGTACAGATGTTGTAGAGCGCAAGGTCGTAGATGGAGTATTGCATACACACCGTCTGGTTCAGTCAAAATGGTACTTTCCTAAGTGGACTCATTCTTTAATTGgtactgctaaaacatgctttgcaAGTGAACGATCTACAGTGGATCCGCAACGCAAACGAATGATGCTTAAAACGATTAATTTAACTTTTTGTCGTCATATTTCTGTTGATGAAGTTCTTTATTATGAACCTGATCCCACTGATGCTTCTAAAACATTGCTTAAGCAAGAAGCATCTGTAAGTGTGCGAGGTATCCCGTTATGTCATTATATGGAAGATATGCTAACATCAACAATCAGTATGAACGCTGGCAAGGGACGCCAAGGGCTTGAGTGGGTAATTGGTCGTCTTAATGCTGAAGTCAAAGGTATTGCTGAGTCTGCAGATGATTTCCTAATGAAGACGAGGCACTCACTAGACGATATGACTGAGAGTGCGCGTAAAAGTATGGATGAAATAAGCGCACATGCTGCGAAAGCAGcaaaacacatacatatttaa